TTGAATTCGGTCGGGCGTTTCGAAGTGGCGCGGGCCGAGGCCCGGCTCAGCGAGACGCAGGCGCAATCCCAGGTGTATCAGGTTCAGGTCAAACGCTGCAGCGTGGTGGCGCCCTTTGACGGGCAGGTCGTCGAGCGAAAGGTCCAGCGTTATGAAAGCGTCGCCGCCGGTGCGCCGTTGCTGGATGTGGTCGACAACCGCACGCTGGAAATCCATTTGCTGGTGCCGTCGCGCTGGATGGGCAAGCTCAAGCCCGGCCAGACGTTCAGTTTTGTCCCCGACGAAACCGGTAAGCCGCTGGATGCTACGGTCAAACGGCTGGGCGCGCGAATTGACGAAGGCAGCCAGACCTTGCTGTTGGTCGCGACGCTACCCACGGCCTCAGGTCTGTTGGCCGGCATGAGCGGTACGGCGCGTTTCGCGGAGCTCAAGTGAACGCTCCGGTCACTGGCGGTGCAGAGCAGGTATTTGCTC
This DNA window, taken from Pseudomonas fluorescens NCIMB 11764, encodes the following:
- a CDS encoding efflux RND transporter periplasmic adaptor subunit; the protein is MRRVRVWVMGLTFFTCTAQAQTPVPDDLLLDNGAVGSSSSAASTEARGVLRARDQAMLASELSGRIVELPFSEGESFKKGDTLARFDCSAYQAQLNAAQAASRGASEELAHNKQLAALNSVGRFEVARAEARLSETQAQSQVYQVQVKRCSVVAPFDGQVVERKVQRYESVAAGAPLLDVVDNRTLEIHLLVPSRWMGKLKPGQTFSFVPDETGKPLDATVKRLGARIDEGSQTLLLVATLPTASGLLAGMSGTARFAELK